AGTATCTTTCTCGCCATATAACAATAGTGTAGGGCATGATATTTTTGTGCAGAGAGTTGTTAAAGTCCAACTCCATCATGGTTTCGCATAGAAGTAAGAAATCAGCTTTTCTAAATCCCATTTGTTGAAACATGGATTTAGGCATAAATCTAAAGAGAAGATTTTGAAATTTCAGAAGCTTCTTGGGCATTTTATATTGTGTGGCGATAAGCACCAAGGAGCGAACTTTTTTCGGATATTGTATAGCATAGTTCAGAGCTAATACGCCCCCCAAGCGATAAACCGCACAAATCAATAGGCTCATCATATTGATTGCAGTAATCTGAAAATGCAGCATATAGATTATCATAGGTCACTTCTTTGCTATGAACTAAATCAGGAAGATTCGGACACAAGCTGTAATCAGTAGTTTGCAAAATATCTATTGTTTTTGTCCAACTGTCAGATGTTTGTCCTAATCCATGCACATATATTTGTTTCATATTGTTCCCCCACTAAATATGTATCTTAGCTTCTGCAAGCAAAGCAGCCTGTTCCATCTCTTTTTCATAATCACCCTTGGCATAAGCAACATTGCTGACCGCCCGAAGCATCTTATCTTTTGCCAGCTTCTTCATAACCTCCGCAAGATCAGCGTCCAGAGTACCACGCTTCACATAGCGGTTTATGGTATTCAGCCGTTTCTCATAAATCTGCTTCAGCGGATGATCGTCCGCAAGTTCTCGCTGTTCTCTACCTTTCAGATTACCGATCTGACGGCAAGTGCGGTGCAGCTTGTCCCCCGGTGCATAGCCACCGCAGTATTTGGTGTGCCTTGCGTTGGTGGTCAGAAACCACTTGCCGCAGATCCGGCATTTCTTCGGTGCATGACCAACACATAAGCCCTCAAAAAGATCAGACCGGAACATCCCTACAAAGGATACATAGTGCATCCGCTTGACCAGCTTCGCAACTTTTTCGCCGGGACGGATGACGGATACATACTGAACGGAATTGTTCAGGGTAGACATCCAGGCATTGCCTTCCGTGATGGAAAACTCCGGCGGGAAATAGCTGCCGAACATTTTTGCAAAACCCTCTGCGGTGCGGTCTGCTTCGTTGCCGTCTGTTTTTTCTGCAAAATCAAGCATGGCCGTTTGGTATTCCCCAAGGGAGTATGCCAGATGCCCGAAAACTGCGGTATAGCGTTGGAGCATCATCGCATCGGTAAAGTTCTGGATTTCTTCAAATTGCAAAGAATTGGTTGCGGCTTTTATGGCAAACTCCACATATTTCAGCGCATTGTCCACAGTAAAGACTTTTTCAATCCGTTCTCTGTGCTTTGAGATATTCATATAGGAGAACGGCGGTGTTTGACTGAGAATATCAAGCATCGTCAGAGCAGCTTCCTTTGCAATAGGACAGAGTGCAGAAGCATCCTGTCCGGCGTTTAATATTCCAAGCAGCAGATTGATTTTCTCGCATTGCTCGTTTATTTTTGCAATGGTATTCACAGGAACATTCAGTGCATCACAGGCAAGCGTACCGACAGGAAATGTTTTGCTCTCATATATGACCGTATCCTGCCAGAAATCCAATGTCATCAATTCTTGATTCATGCTTGCCCTCCTGTCCTGTTTTTTCATTTTTCTAATTATACCATGTAAATGTAAAGAAATCTACGTCCTCAGATAAGTTGTCCTGTTTTTTGAAACAGGATTGTCCTGTCATTAGCCTGTTTTTTGAAAAATCCGTCATAACCATAATAGAAGGAGCGAAGCACCTGCCAATCACGGCGGGTGCTTCGTGCTTTCCAGAATATTATGAACGGAGGGTTTTCTATGACAATCTATGAAACCATCAAGGCGGCAATCAGCGTCAAGCAAGCCGCCGAACACTACGGGCTGAAAGTGAGCCACAACGGCATGGCTTGCTGCCCGTTCCACAACGACAGGCATCCGAGCTTGAAGCTGAATGAGGACTATTTTTTCTGCTTCGGCTGCGGAGCCAAGGGGGACGTAATCGACCTTGTGGCAAGGCTGTTCGATCTGAGCAGTTATGAAGCAGCGCAAAAGCTGGCTGCGGACTTTGGACTTGACCCAAAACCGCCCACTGCCGCAGCTATGGTCAAGCCGAAGCGTCCCTATATCCGTCAGTTACGGGAGGAT
Above is a window of Oscillospiraceae bacterium NTUH-002-81 DNA encoding:
- a CDS encoding DUF6076 domain-containing protein, translating into MNQELMTLDFWQDTVIYESKTFPVGTLACDALNVPVNTIAKINEQCEKINLLLGILNAGQDASALCPIAKEAALTMLDILSQTPPFSYMNISKHRERIEKVFTVDNALKYVEFAIKAATNSLQFEEIQNFTDAMMLQRYTAVFGHLAYSLGEYQTAMLDFAEKTDGNEADRTAEGFAKMFGSYFPPEFSITEGNAWMSTLNNSVQYVSVIRPGEKVAKLVKRMHYVSFVGMFRSDLFEGLCVGHAPKKCRICGKWFLTTNARHTKYCGGYAPGDKLHRTCRQIGNLKGREQRELADDHPLKQIYEKRLNTINRYVKRGTLDADLAEVMKKLAKDKMLRAVSNVAYAKGDYEKEMEQAALLAEAKIHI
- a CDS encoding CHC2 zinc finger domain-containing protein: MTIYETIKAAISVKQAAEHYGLKVSHNGMACCPFHNDRHPSLKLNEDYFFCFGCGAKGDVIDLVARLFDLSSYEAAQKLAADFGLDPKPPTAAAMVKPKRPYIRQLREDEMLCFRVLTDYLHLLEDWKVRYAPKTPEDALDDRFVEACQMHCYIEYMADVLTVGDLEERVALVDKLMQDGKIAFLQEYITRKKKEVAHHGEEPENA